The window tattgtcatttaTAACTCCATTCATGTTGTTaaaactagaagttgacccaaccatctTTTCTACCATGGTATCATGAGGAACAAATGGTTCtttgtgtgcataccaacacaaatatttctccataaacctttttttatagaagatgcatcgttataACATCGAGatcgagaaactttttatttttacacctcttgcatggacatctaataccccttccactaatatttctcggattagataatgtataattaataaaaccttgaattctattacaataatccatcctctgtAACCCCTAGGGTGAATCTctatacatccatgaacgatcatctatttcttatatcaaacctatataataaaataatgatgacaacatgtattaattacccacgttaactaaataaatttgcaaaaatattgatttagctcaaacttattcaatctatctTAATATTCTCTTCTTATTTGGCCACCGgtaaaactttttaaatcttggtaTATCTTTGTACACCTAGGGTGTGTTGTGAGTCTCGACTCATGAGCTTTCCATAgtactttatttttcaataccTTGTCTTCTAGCATGTACATTTGCCTTCTAAATACTATCATTCCATCCTCAAAGAtttgaaataaagttttaattcctGACTTCACTTTGTCTCTTATCTTACCAACTTTGATATCTTTTTGTTGATCTTCTAGACTCTATCCCTGAGTATAGAATTCATTCTTAACTGAGCTAATAAGGAGTCCTTAGGTGTAATTTCTATCTTGGTATCAATCTTTCTCAACTTTTGTAATTCCCTTCCATCCCAATCATCCCTCTGCGTATCCAATGCCTTGTTTTTACAATTAAAGGTATTTGCAACAACATTTGCCCTCCTCGGATGATACTCTATTACACAATCATAATTATTGATAAATTCCATCCAACATCTTTGTCATATattcaattctttttgtttcattAGATACCTCAAATTTTTATGATCCATAAAAATCCAAACTCGAGACTCATATAAAAAGCGTCTCCATACCCTTAAAGAGAACACTACAACAGCTAATTCTAATCATGTACTGGATAATTAACCTCATGAGTTTTTAATTGTCATAAGGCATAAACAATCACCTTACCATGTTGCATCAATACATAACCCAAACCTTTTTTGATGCGTTACTTTAGACCACCAATCCTACAGTTCCTGAAGGAAGTGTCAGCATCGGTGCTGTTGTAAGCCTTCTTTTCAACTCTTAAAAGCTCTCTTCACACTCTTTCTTCAATTCCCACTCTTTTCAACTCTGAGTTAGTCGGGTCATTGTAATAGCTATAGTGGAGAATCTCTCAATAAACCTTCTATAATATCCCGCTAACTTAAGAAAACTACGAATTTCAATCacattcataaaatatttgaatgtgCCAAAATGAGcataagaaatatttaagatggaaaaaatatttgaatgtgCTAAAAATAGACATAAAGaatatttgagattgaaaaataGATGAATGAGCTAAAGCATtttgtaaatgaaaaatacatgGATGAGCCATAAATAGGtgtaaaatatattgagattgaGAAATATATGGATAAGCAgtataagaaatatttaagatggaaaaaatatttgaatgtgctaaaaatgaacataaagaatatttgagattgaaaaatagatgaatgcgccataaaaaaaaatatggatgagCCATAAATAGGCATAAAGCATtttgtaaatgaaaaatatatggaTGAGCCATAAATAGGTGTGAAATATATTGAGATTGAGAAATATATGGATGAGTCATAATTGGTATAATAGATATTGAgattaaaaattgatattgatAAATCCATAATTAAACTAAAGTATGATCAATGGGTATGGTAAGGGGTAATGAACCCTAAATTGGTTTAGACTACGAATAAGGAGTACTTATGATGATTTTATAAATGTGGTTAAATTAGAACATAAATAAAGATTATTGTGACGTTACCATGAAttcaataattcaaaacataagTGATGAATGTTACGAGATGGGTGAAGAACTAGATCTTTTTATCAAGGAGCTATTGTATGTATGATGATGATTATTCAATGagtataacaaataaaatgagagTTTGTCAATTGTTGAAGAGAATGTATTAAATCGAAAAGTTGACATaaaattaatgtgtttataAATGTGTTAAAGATGTTGTGTTTGCTCATATGGTTTGGTAAATAATAGTAACCATGATGGTacaaatgtctttttttttctaattttcatgattttatatgTAATATAATTACTTTCCCTTGAAGATCTCAATCTCATTACAAAAAGTGTTGTTGTGATATTTATCCTTACATATTGGGTAGGTCCTTATCATGTCTGTTAAAATTTtggtaaataaatttatatgtatataattcAAGGAAGTGTTGTAACCTTACTATTTCACATGTATAATCATGTAGCTTCATGTTTATTGATGAATTTGATGGATGGTGAGTATAAGACTATTGTTATGATGTTgtgtataaaagaaaattctctaTTTTTCACGTACCTGACAattgaaaagatgaaaattacatttaaaagtTCAGGTTGTTACACTTTTTTCTTAATGAGCATAATATTATGTGAGAACTCACTTTTAACATAAGATCTTCCCCCCCTTCTATACAAAAAGTCCTTTCCCCATATATAGGAAAGAGGGTGTGGTCGTCGCGATGTCAGGTGCAACAATCTACAACATAGTTTTATTATCTCTAGTGACTTGAAAATCAAGATCTGAGTTTTTGGACtgcaaaaaactatttttcaacttGTGTACACctgaaatcacttttaaaaaacatcatataagCTTTTAAAACCTCATTTGCAACCACAAAACAACCTTTaatatctctaaaaaataaaaaaaataaaaaaaaaataaagattccaATCTACTTTTTCTaacattgagagagagagaaatcatctCCATCAAACTTCCTAATAAATTTCAACTCATTGACACCATGACCATCATTTTTGGTAGTCGTATTGTCAAGAACCAATAACTTTATCTCTTCTTAGTATTTTTCAATGACTATTTTACTCTTCTCTCAGTTTTCAAGGactgaaatgttaaaaaaaatgagattttaaattgaaatgtgAAATGCTAAAATTCTAGGCACCAAAAAAAGGATAACTGAAAAGTATAGGGgttaaaatgaaatttctacACAATTATCAAACTAAGGTCTTTTTGATAGATTTtggccttttttcttttaatttctatttttaactactaatttttattttgtaaaattgatatttaagttataacaaaaaaaatccctaaaCACTTTGGATGAGaaaataggaataaaaaaacatatcatcctTCATATAATTTAAGAGAGtgaaattgcaattaaaaaaaatcaataattgaaataaaaaaaatctacggAAGAAGGCACCTGAACTCACaagaaagttaattttaattaactccCATGAGTTTAGTTCTGAGTAAATATAGTTTTACTTTTGGAGTTTGAATTATATCAAtgccttttataaaatttcaattactTATTAATGTTTCATTTCACCGAAactaacataaattttttaaatttctaaacTCTTGAAAGTTGATTAAATAAGATTATGTATTAATTTGATAATCTATTTCAACTAAAAAGTTCAAACAATACAATATacatcatttaaattaaaaggttcAAATGACACAacatatttatcttaaaaaatgtaagttcaagaaattaaaacttatccttttttatatttgtatacataaaaaaacataaaaaatgactaATATACTAATTTTTACATTCCATCTTAAGTCTTCATTAATGATGACATAAAGTGGTTACAattgtcaattaaaaaaagttgtatgTACAATTACacaatgatgaatttttttatgtctacAATTGATCTAttatttactgtttttttattgactttttagCGCAATTACCCCTAGTTTtcttatgttttctttattaaaaaaaactttaataatttattaagtttttctattttatatatatatatatatatatatatatatatatatatatatatattaaattacagGAGTTGTTTTTTAGGagaaaattgcttttaaaatattacctAATACAAGTAAAAGaagtgaaaaatattatgaaattttactattcatataaacagtgaagctcttttttatttttatttttattttcgtttcaacccttatttttttcttaatgtttttttaatttcattattattattttttttaacaattgttcgagttatttttagataatttggATCCTATTAGAGCagcttttatataatttaattttaaacttaagactagataaaatatcaattaaaaggtTGTTAcatgttaatttcatctttttttgaaaaaagaattcatCTTCAAACTTTTGTAATCAGTTGGGGTGGGTTGCCTTTTAGAGTGACAAATTCAATtgtgtcatatatatatatatatatatatatatatatattctctatttttacttaaaagaaaaaagaaaaaaatcgtGACCAATGAATTGATTTCATGACCTAAGCATTTGATCGGATTGTCTATGATTGGGTTTAACAACTCGGCCAGGatgtcttaattaattatatgttcaTTCCCTTCAAAAGCCTCTTATCTGGAGGCCAGCATTCTTCTCCCCTCACAATTGAACCAAAAGTTTGAGCCGTATTCAGTTGGAGCACaaacttcaacaaaataattatttgattctaataatatatttaatattgtgatagTTACTgtggttataatttaaaaaaaaattattttataaaaaattattttagttaaagttggtttgataaaatatatatttagttaaaattatggttgaaattaaagttaaataaaaaatattttaatgtgtttggttaaaagaatgttttacaaattaaaattataaaataattaattaattaatatatatatatatatattgatgatttttaatttaaatattgtagatttaactactgttattacatcataaaataaataatattgatatcaaatattttttattattccattaaactatgcgcaatttcatcacgtacgaaatctatccaacaaggaTTACATTTTTCATGGTTGCTTAAGCGTGCAAcaatatcaggtaaaatatcaagaataaaattgggattgcgatcaaattctgcaaatactacgtcatcaagcgatctctgtctaatttatatagtgtcattgaataatgtttaacactagtttttttgaataaaacacaattaaaaataaaaaataattttattttattttattttactagatCGGATccgattcaatatatttttagttttggacCGGACCTAATCCGGCCggcacgtgaacagtggagccatGCTTCACTGTTCAGTGAAGGCATGCtccattgttcacgtgaacagtagaGCCTGGCTACACTGTTTAGTGATTTCTCCGCGGGCAAGAAGCAACAAAATACAGCTTCTGATAAACCTGCAATACAGCCTTAATAAATGGTAAggcctacaaaaaaaaattataaattttgcttaaccaaatattaataatCTTGCCCATAAAGCAGGTGATTTGCTTCTTACTTCAAAGTGAAACCTAACGAgaccttttatatttttatctttacattatATTTACCTTGTGTTTCCCTCTTCAAGATCCACTTGAATTTCAATTTTCCATCAATTCTGTGATAAAGAAAACTATCTGTGAAAAGAGAAGCAATTAAAGATGGGAAGAGAGTACAgcatcctatatatatatatatatatatattaaatgatgagtCAGAATTAAATAGCTACATAAATTTGCCTCACACTTCCCTTCTCATCAATGTACAATCAAGCTTACTAAAATCTCTTCATACTCCTCACCTCCATCGACATCTCAACTTGACTTCAATATCTTTCCAGTCTCCAATATATGACTTCTTAAGAGTCGACGCATTTGAGAGGTAAGAAACAGGGAGTAAAGCAGAATGAACCTCCCCAGATTCGATGCTTACCAACCACACAATGCAGGAGGCTCGTTCCATCAATTTACTGATAGAACATGGTGGATGAAGAACTAAAGACCACCCCTGGCTGCTCCGACAAATGATGGAACAACCCTCGGTGCTATTTCAAACTGCTGAAGCTACTGCCAAAAAGCTGAAACCAGATACAATATAAATGCAATTATAGTGTAGTGCTATGAACTTCTCCCTTTAGGTTTTGGTGACTGCTGAGGCTGGTTATATGGAGAAGCACGCACATCACTTAAGCTCCTCAATGGCTGTCCATTCCTTGTTACAAATCCAGCCTGTGTTCTAGTGCCATTTTTAGCATTCATGTTTGACTTGTTACGATCTGCTTGCATACTTTGAAAGTAATATGAAGAGCTAGCCATATCCTTTAAGTTTGGTAAAGGCTTTAGTGCTTCAACAACTTCACTCATCTGGGGTCTGGCTTTGGGATCACGGCTTAGACACTGGGCAGCCAACTGAATGGCTTTCTGAGCTCCTTTGATTGAGAAATGGCCTTCAAGACGGGGGTCTAATAAACGGTAGAACCTTCTCTTGTCCCCAAAATGTGGCCTTGCCCATTCCACGAGGTTGTGCTCCCCATTTGGTCGGTTTTTGTCCATGGATCTTCGGCCAGTGAGCATTTCAAGTAAAACTACTCCAAAGCTGTAGACATCACTCTTTGATGTCAAATGTCCTAAACCAATGTGGAAGACATAAGAGTTAAATAAACACAACAGACAAGGATACGTACTGATCAACAAGCAAGACTCCAGCAAAAGACAGAGTTGCCAGTTATGAAAATTAGTTCAGTGATAGCGTCCATTATGCAGATTTTGTATGATTGATTCTAGAAATATGGAGTGTCTAATCTTATAATTTGATACCAGACCCGTCTAATCttataatttcaagaaatacaaaaacacaagAGTTCAAACACAATTGGAAACTTAATCCAAATTCCATCTCACATTCTACCTTTCTCGACAAGCTTGAGTCCATATGACTAAAGGCCAGAAGATGGCTGTTTAAATCATACATTGGAACATGTTCTTCCTTTCACTCATTTATTACAATGTGGTGGTGTTGTGATAATTATAGCAATAGAATGAAGCCATTATATAAGGTCATCTTTGATTCCAATTGCCAGAAGCTGAAAAAGAATTCCCTAATTATCAGACTAACAAGATTGAGTGGTAACAGACATAGTGAGGACCACGACACTCACTCTGTAGAGTCAATGACATTGGAGGGAGTTCTCTTCTACAGAAAGACAACCCCCCCAGCCTCTCTCATTGATATAGGATTTGTGGCCTCTTCAAACCCACATGCATCATCATACATTGGAACATGTTCTTCCTTTCACTCATATATTATGATGTGGTGGTGTTGTGAAAATTATAGCAATATAATGAAGCCATTATATAAGGTCATCTTTGATTCCAATTGCCAGATGCTGAAAAAGAAGTCCCTAATTATCATTATTGCTGAGAAAAAGAGTGGAATagggagggttttttttttttttttgtcaatttcccAACAAAACCCTAACATAAGGGCTACATtcaaaaatcatattgtttagTATGGAAAATCAGGAAATTTTTAGCTCGGGGGGTATTTTACTATTTAGCCTACAATTATTCATTCAAAGGCATGCATACATCTATGCATAAACACAtagcaaggaaaaataaatagagcCACTCACCAGTCATCACATATTCCGGGGCAGCATAGCCATAAGTTCCCATAACTCTGGTTGATACATGAGTTTTACCTCCATCAGGAGCATCCTTtgcaagtccaaaatcagaaaGTTTGGCGTTGTAGTCCTAAAATAGTAATGTCTTGTATCAGAATCAGAAAGGGACTGGAAAGAGGAAATGATTAGTGAAGTAATTTTCCAATAGATACACATGTTAAGCCACATACCGCatctaataatatattagatgtTTTAAAATCACGATATATTACTGGTCTGTCAGCCTCCTCATGAAGGAAAGCAAGACCTTGTGCAGCACCAAGAGCAATTTTCATCCTGATAGACCAAGGAAGGGGCAAGGACCCTTCTGCACAGAACATGGTTGTTACCAGAGAACATTAAACATCAATTGCTAATGAATATCTTAAGCAAGAACAGCATAAGAGAAAGGAGAATATGTGTAGATTTAGGGAGCTCTAAAATCATTTGCTGAAAGAAAGATAACATCTGAAGTAGGTTTTTAATAGGCAGACTTTCGAAGTGGTTAGATCATAGATGAGCAATAATTCCTGGTTACCTTTtacttattgaaaaaaaaaggttacaaaCCATgttaataaatggaaaaaaccAATGAAGCCACTATATAAATCCCTTGAACATTCAAAATCTTCTGAAACCTATTTCTACATGATAGGTCAATGGATCCTTCTTCCAAAGTGGTAGTGATGTGCTCCACCTAGAGGAGGTTTATAGGTTTTGTGAGGAATATGTTGCCACTAGCTGATAAGTTTCACAGAAATGAAGTACGCCCAATGGCAGACTCCTACAATTCAAGACTACGTAAAGTCAATACTAATTCCTAAACTTAAATCAACTTTTACCAAACGCGACATCAATCTACCTGACTAGAATGCAATAAACAATATTACAGTGATGTTGGTTCTTAGGCAGAGGCATAGACACTGCTTCAGACAGTTGGACCTATTGCTCATTTGGCCAAGAAAAAAACCACTAAACTGGGAAATTAATATACAGATACCAGTGCAAGTGATGGCCTAATAGTTATTTACCTTCAAGTGGGACTGATGCACATCTAAAAGATGCTAATCTCAGTGCAAGTGATGGCCTAATGGTTATTTACTTTCAAGTGGACTGATGCACATCTAAAGGATGCTAATCTCCAAAGTTcgacaacatcatgtcaataaaatttgaaggcTCTAAGACTTATGGAATAAGTATTGGAAAAGCACATCACGTACATAGCAAGAACCTTGACACTTTCTAAAAGACTTCAAATGTATAAGCTAATTTATGTGCGTCGGAGATCCTCTTTTCTGTGGTAAAATAAGCATATCATGAATGTATTATGTTTGAAACATTAAGTGTGTCAACATAAGAAAGGTATTGGTTTTATGTGCATAGAAAATCATGGTAACATACACTAATTTTggcacaaagaaaaaaaatttgataagcAATTACATCTGGGATAAATTAGGAAAATTCTAGCCTACAGCTTTGCAGTTACATACTTCTGAAGAGGTGATTCTCCAAACTTCCTCTAGGCATGAACTCATACACCAGCAACCTTTGATCATCTTCAATGCAGTAACCAACCAATTTCACCAAGTTTTTATGCAGAAGGTTCCCAAGAAAACTAACTTCAGCCTGAAATATTGTGAAAAAACATGACTAATAATATAAAGTAAGAgaatcatcttttatttttccaagaaCAAAAATCATCTAGCATTTGAAAGACCAAGATAGAAGTGACAAATAAAGAGAGATCATACAAGCCACTCTTTATGACCCTGAAGTCCATCATGGTTGAGGGTTTTGACTGCAACGGTAAGCCCAGTGCCAGGTTTCACAGGAGCAGTTCCATTCTCCTCAATCCAACCTTTGAAGACACACCCAAACCCACCCTCCCCAAGAAGACTCTCAGGCCTAAAGTTTCTAGTTGCTAATTTAAGGTCATTAAATGTAAATTTTCGGAGCTGAGAAGCAAGCTTCAATTCCTCACTGAATGTTGGAAGTGAGGATGCACTCTCTGCATTGCTAGTCGTGGTAGTAGAAGACATAGCTGGAACAATAGGTCGGTCTTTGTTCTTCTCGTTTTTAGATTTACTTGGCACTGAAAATCAAAGTAATGGGCAATTACTTGCTATTATTCAAATCCAGAAGTATATTTGTCTCTTAATATTTATAGATAACAACTTATTAACAACGTTTCTCAAAAGAACTAATTGGAAAGGTGacaaatttctgaattttaaTCTAGTTCATTGAAGAACTAATTGCAGTCATGTTATTCGATGCATGGATAATATGGTAACTGATCACGATAGACCTGTTAATCAAGGAACAACATGCCACACCAAAATCATCATGAGATGAAAATCTTCAAAAAGGGTCCATCAATTTGAACACGCCCTTTAATTAACGGTACTaactaaaaggataaaaattcaGGAACACTTTTAACTCGCTTTTTCTTAATTTGCCTTGAACCAAATCaacataacattaaaaaaattaagaaaaaaactatcgAAAGCAATATCCACACAAGCCTATAGACATATAGTTCTGCATAAAATATCAGTTGATCAAAAcattacagaaaaaaaacaaacaacagaGAGATGTTTACCATAGTGAGTTGAGATGCCACTTAAAGAGCTATCAACTTTTGACCTTGAAGGCATGCAGCTTCCCGTCGACCTGAATTTAAACCAACATCCAATATCCTCCTCGTCCTTTTCGTCCTTTTcatttccttgatttttcttatttttcttgctCTTTGATTTCTCCTTAAAATTCTTTACCTTTACTGAATCTGGACTCAAacccatcttcatcttcataaATATAAACACTCAATCAAAAGTTGTCAAATTAATCATAACAGAGAAAACCCATTTCAAAGATACAAACTTTAAATCATCAAAACCATCAACAATAGAAAAACAAGTGATTATGAGAGGAAATCAGTGATGCCCAGTTGTGAAGTTTAGTCAAAAGgagttttgagagagagagtcaGACAGACAGACGCGCTTGAGAAAGAGGGAAAGTGTTCAACATAGGGCAGTTTGGGCAGTTTGAAACAGCAAGCAAGGCAGCTTGGGCAAGAGAGAGGAAAGGAGTGGTCATAACAGTAACCTTGGCATTTTCCAATTTCCAGGCAACAAATAGAAGTGATAGTAACTCGATCCCTTTAGTTTAACATAACTAATAAATTAATCCTCATTGTTTGAGAAGTTATATGTTtaattcttagatttttaatccGTTTACATGCGGGAGTGTTTGTTTTAGAGGGTCCCCGGAagtgtggttgtgattgtttttcaaagtgtttttcactcataaaagtatgtcaataatatttttttatttttttaaaattatttttaagattagtacatcaaaattatttgaaaacataaaaatatattacttcaaagcaaaaaaaaaaaaatttaattttttcaaaagcacttttCAAAAGCACTCCGAAGCAACCTTTTAGAGGTGAAGGATGAGTTTTGTGTGTGGGATCCatcaaaaaagttaaaataagtaATTGTTATTACatgcttttcatttaattttaattaaatatatattttttaaatctatttttttttaaactgcaattaaaagtgtttttcttaaacttattttttaaaaaatcttaaccgCAAAAACTACATAATACTAAGGGGTTTGGcatgtaataataattgtttttcaaaatattttttgtattgaaatatatcaaaattaaaaatatatatatatatgttttttatatcagaaaacaatctaaaaatattaaaaaattattttttttaaaatcacggTTGAACCACTCAAACAAATATTATGTGATTCTCTCTAAGAACCGTTAGTAATAATCATATTTAtagaaactaattaattaatctctataaactacaaatactaAGATACCCCTACATAAATGAAGCACCAATgacttgttgttttttttttttaatagagtgAGATTTTGGTTGTgataagttataattaattatttttatttaaagaaattagTAATTTAGTCCCTCTAGTTAATAAACTGTAAATTaatccattaatattaatatttatttatatccaCTTCTGGGTGGTGGATGtatgaagagaaagagaaatgaTGACGGGCTAGGAAGGAAGTTTATTACAGGAACCCGTTAGTGATCGAAGAAATgtcattaatttcttattaGTTTTTGAAAGGCTGAAGAATCGAGTTATTATTTGCCAAACTATAGGAACTAAATCATTGAGGAATAAAgtataattaactttttttttttagcttaacaGTTGCTACTAAGTTTAGGATTTTACTAGAAATATAGCTCGCGCTACGCCGCGgatcaattatttttgtataaaaaatatcaaaaaaatttaaaatctaagagtgttagctttttttataaagttatactTAAGAGCATACTCCTGACTCAAAAGTTATatctataatattaataataatattaaacttgcatgacctaaGTGTAAGTGAGTTTGGTTGCAACATCAAACTCGGAGCCTTGGATATGAGTCTGCTTGCAAGGTCTtgttataaaagtgtgataattaaaaagaaaaaaaaatttaatattacagaataaaattaagaaaaaaaatttaatattacagaataaaattaaaaaaaaatattaattgaaaagaaaaaaaacaagaaagcaaaGCATTATTCCGATGAATAGTATTTTGCAAGGAGGGGTACAGTAAAATCCCCTTATGAGATCACAATAATCTAATGaacagtaaacaaaacaaatcataaaatttaattcttaatcaaatcaatattaaaaaataaaattgaaagaaaaaaaattacttaagaaaaagaaaaaacaatttgaatcaaCTAGTTTAACTTGTCATACttgggattcgtgtcatgaaattgaaagaaaaaagattgatgtcttttagttatagttaattacaatatttaaagaagaaattggtagaaaaaaactaataaaaaaagaaaaaaacctgaaTCAACTGGATTAGCCcaccaaatcaggttaacccgtcaaacctgggattcatatcatgaaagtgtgataactaaataagaaaaaattaacattaataaactaaagtgaaaaaaaagattaattaaaaagaaaaaaaacctacatgaaaaaaaaaactaatgaagaaacagaaaaaaaatctgaattaactaggttaacccgtcaaaccaggttaatccgttaaacctgggatccgtgtcataaaagtttgataactaaatagaaaaaaacttaatattcacaaactaattttttaaaaaataataattaaaaagaaaaaaaaaacaaaaaaactaaacaacaaaaatattaatttaaaaaaaaacaaagaaagaaaagcctaaataaagaaaaaaaactaatgaagaaaaagaaaacaaatctgaattaactgggttaacctgtcaaatctaggatttatgtcatgaaagtttgataactgaataggaaaaaacaattacgggttaacccagaattagctgggttaacttgtcaaacccggAATTTGtgtaatgaaagtttgataactaaatagaaaaaatttaacattaacaaactaaattaaacgaaaaaattaattaaaaagaaaaaccagaaaaaatcagggttaacccatcaaacccgaaacttgtgtcatgaaagtttgataactaaatagaaaaaaaatttaacattaacaaaaaaaaaattaacaaaa of the Populus nigra chromosome 7, ddPopNigr1.1, whole genome shotgun sequence genome contains:
- the LOC133699918 gene encoding serine/threonine-protein kinase PBL34-like isoform X1, with the translated sequence MKMKMGLSPDSVKVKNFKEKSKSKKNKKNQGNEKDEKDEEDIGCWFKFRSTGSCMPSRSKVDSSLSGISTHYVPSKSKNEKNKDRPIVPAMSSTTTTSNAESASSLPTFSEELKLASQLRKFTFNDLKLATRNFRPESLLGEGGFGCVFKGWIEENGTAPVKPGTGLTVAVKTLNHDGLQGHKEWLAEVSFLGNLLHKNLVKLVGYCIEDDQRLLVYEFMPRGSLENHLFRKGSLPLPWSIRMKIALGAAQGLAFLHEEADRPVIYRDFKTSNILLDADYNAKLSDFGLAKDAPDGGKTHVSTRVMGTYGYAAPEYVMTGHLTSKSDVYSFGVVLLEMLTGRRSMDKNRPNGEHNLVEWARPHFGDKRRFYRLLDPRLEGHFSIKGAQKAIQLAAQCLSRDPKARPQMSEVVEALKPLPNLKDMASSSYYFQSMQADRNKSNMNAKNGTRTQAGFVTRNGQPLRSLSDVRASPYNQPQQSPKPKGRSS
- the LOC133699918 gene encoding serine/threonine-protein kinase PBL34-like isoform X2; translated protein: MKMKMGLSPDSVKVKNFKEKSKSKKNKKNQGNEKDEKDEEDIGCWFKFRSTGSCMPSRSKVDSSLSGISTHYVPSKSKNEKNKDRPIVPAMSSTTTTSNAESASSLPTFSEELKLASQLRKFTFNDLKLATRNFRPESLLGEGGFGCVFKGWIEENGTAPVKPGTGLTVAVKTLNHDGLQGHKEWLAEVSFLGNLLHKNLVKLVGYCIEDDQRLLVYEFMPRGSLENHLFRRSLPLPWSIRMKIALGAAQGLAFLHEEADRPVIYRDFKTSNILLDADYNAKLSDFGLAKDAPDGGKTHVSTRVMGTYGYAAPEYVMTGHLTSKSDVYSFGVVLLEMLTGRRSMDKNRPNGEHNLVEWARPHFGDKRRFYRLLDPRLEGHFSIKGAQKAIQLAAQCLSRDPKARPQMSEVVEALKPLPNLKDMASSSYYFQSMQADRNKSNMNAKNGTRTQAGFVTRNGQPLRSLSDVRASPYNQPQQSPKPKGRSS